In bacterium, a genomic segment contains:
- a CDS encoding NUDIX domain-containing protein, translated as MQAAEHNGVFWPRLGAGVLVFRNEHVLLIQRSQPPYRDHWTPPGGKVEPGETVLQAAQRELLEECSIVAQHYAFLDFHEFIDIKNISFPHHYVVLNYFADYASGELRAGGDVADAGWFCCHELSRMAVTPATREAVARAIRLRSA; from the coding sequence ATGCAAGCGGCTGAGCACAACGGAGTTTTTTGGCCGCGCTTGGGGGCCGGCGTTCTGGTTTTTCGCAACGAGCATGTTCTGCTGATTCAACGCAGTCAACCACCGTATCGTGATCACTGGACGCCGCCGGGCGGCAAAGTCGAGCCCGGCGAAACCGTTTTACAAGCGGCACAAAGAGAACTGCTGGAAGAGTGCTCGATCGTCGCACAGCATTATGCTTTCCTGGATTTCCATGAATTCATAGACATTAAAAATATCAGCTTCCCCCATCATTATGTGGTCCTCAACTATTTCGCCGACTATGCCTCTGGCGAATTGCGGGCCGGCGGCGATGTGGCGGATGCCGGGTGGTTCTGTTGCCATGAGCTGTCCCGGATGGCGGTGACGCCGGCGACGCGTGAGGCGGTCGCCAGGGCGATCCGCCTTCGTTCCGCATAA